The window ccagCCAGTACCTAGACGACGTGGGGACCAAGACCCACCTGGTGACAGCCAACCCCAGCATCATCGAGAAGAGGTACGCTAGCTCTCCCTGGCAGAacgcgcgcggggggggggggggggcttaggcAGGGGGCAGTGTGAAAACAAGCCTTGTTGCCCTTCTAAATGTAGAGTCTGAATAATTATAGACATGGTATTAGGCCTTTTAATGCTTACAATGCActgaagaaaactatatgactACATTAGTGTTTAATGTCCCTCTGGTCCCTCTGGCCCCCCAGCTTGCCCCCCCAGCTTGCCCCCCCCAGTTGAAATGGTCTAGAACAGCCACTGCTCCCTGGGTGTGCTAGGTCTTCTTGGGGGTGTTTGTACTGATatcaaacactgtgtgtgttaccctgtGGGAGGACTGCTTCATTATTTCTATTATGCGGATTCCTTACTGTTAACGGTCGccatcttttttctctctcatcttaatggtctcatcttctcctccttcccccattTACATTCCTTTCTTTTTCCTCACCCATTTCCATCGCTCTCTTTccactcttttttctctgtcAGAGCCGTCTTATTCACTGTAAGATCCTTGTGCTTTCAAAAGACATCAGTAGCTTCTCTTGTTCTCTGTACGTAGATGAGGAGTATCTGCATGTATAAATAGAGACCCTTTGTATCCCCCTGACAACTAGCGTATGCTGTCTATTACACATGAGATAAACCAGCTGTTTCCTGTTTTTGTCTGACTAGGACAgtactggtgagacacacacacacacaaagacataggTCCTTCCACTCCTTGAGGTGGAGCATGTACTGTTAGACTGTCTAAGATCAGTCTGTTGTCCAAAGATCCTCATTGGCAGATAATCTTTGTATTTAGCCTGGAATGCATGATGTAATTGAATCAATTAAATCAAAAACATATTTCGTTAATCAAATCGTTTTTACTGTAGCAAACATAACAGACAACGTGAATTTTGACCTACACGTCTCAATCCCTGCCTCCCATATAGATTCCAGAACCTTCTGTGGTCACGCAAAGCCTTCGTAGAGAGCATGAAGGTGTACGGCTCCAGCTACGTCTACATGCCAGCCTTCTCTATGAAACCAGGGACCGACCCCTCCCTGCGGGCGTACTACGCCCTGGCGGACACCTCCTCCAACCTCACCATGCTCTTTGCCAACCCCGAGTTCCTCCGGAGCGTGGGAAAGTTCTGGAAGGCTCGCGGCATCCACGCCAAGCGTCTGTCGACCGGCCTCTTCCTGGTCAGCCTGGCTCTGGGGCTCTGTGATGAAGTGACAGCTTACGGGTTCTGGCCCTACTCCGTGGGATTGGACGAACAGCCTGTCAGTCACCATTACTACGACAACATCCTGCCCTTCAGCGGGTTCCACGCCATGCCCGAGGAGTTCGTTCAGCTCTGGCAGCTGCACAAGAGCGGCACACTCCGTATGCGTGTGGGACGCTGCCCCCATCAGGACGGGAGGAGTTAGGACAGGAGGACGGAGGCGtctggagggatggatgtgAGGTTTAGggctacgagagagagaggggttctgCTTTAGGGTTCATCTGTTGGTTCATACACAATGCGcacctccctggagacctgGCTTTACCACCCCTCACTCCTCTTCCCagtaccccacccccacctcccccaccacctctctccttgCTTAGCATTAGAATGACTCCCTATGCCAACCCCCATCCCTGACAATACAcatcctctcccatccccctaCACACTTTCAGTGAATTTctaatgaaagtgtgtgtgcgtgcttatgcgtgtctgtgtttgtgtgtgtgtgtgtgtgtgaatgtgtgtgtgtgaatgtgggttGTTCAGAGGGGCTCTTCCTCATGCTCCATACTGTATGAGGGCAGATGGAGCAGATGGACCAACGCCCCTACTGGGTCCTTGAGAGTCCAGACAGAAATACTGAACCAAAAGGCAACGCTTACATTGAAGCTTGAACAGACGCTTGAACCACTGAACTAAACAGAGATAAAAAGATGAAAGGGCGAACATTTTGAAGAAGGTGCCTTGGTATTTTGCTTGTACGGAAGGATTTTTGTTCTTGAACTGTTCAAAGGACATCAAGAAGCTATCAGTTGTTTTGCTTTACTGCTGTAGATGGTGTAGTCTTAACCTTCTGAACATAAGCTTCTAGAATGTTCCACTGTACAGCCAAGCTGAAACCCCACAACCTTGTTCATCCAAAGGGAAAATGTCGGTTGGCACTGTTAGTCATTTTTAACACACAAATGTTGATCAGTGAGTACTCGTATTCAATTATATTCACAAAGTCAAAACAAAAGGGGAACATCATAAATGACCACCACGTGCTGTATTCATCAGCAGACGCTGGCATACAAATGATCAATTTATTGTACGAGTGCCTAATGGGATGATCCAATGGCAATTGAAATAAAACTGGGAGATACCATATCATAATTGATATGGGGAGATTGAGTCATCCGTCAAGTTGCCAGTGAAGTGAACAAGGGACTCTTGTGACATTTTTGTGAGAAAGCACTCGCATTCTCAAGTAGCTTAATGGAGAGAAAATTAGAAAGTCTTTAATTACATTGAAGTGGCATTTTGTTTCCTTTTAAGGTGCTGGACACCTGTCCATATCAAACTGTGTTCGacttaaagatcccatgacatgctgtttttggatgcttttatataggcctaagtggtcccctaatactgtagctgaaatctctttcccgaaattcagccttggtgcagaattacagccactacgagcagtcccacaatgagctttcctcaggacgtgccgtttctgtgtctgtagctttaaatgctatgaggaagaaagaggcggggctaactcccatgcttcggtcgtttgcaagccatgatgtctcgaggaaaaaacaatatcacGCTCGCacagtcgtagctcattttTTAAATAggcgggccaaattctctgttgcgggcaaagcagataaaggggaggtaaccttccctattgtgacgtcacaataggaacattttcaaaaccgagcgtttgagctttcattttctcaaagacggagaagaatacccagggcttggtttacactcaTAGAAATTCCTAGCCACTaagggaccaaaggcaggccaGGGGAACtcgtattaatgttaaataacctcctaaagtgaacatttcatgtcatgggacctttaatctTGATCAACATTGATGCCATCATTTttattgtgtgtttgaatgttagGACAACGACTGAGCCTACCTTTCCTGCATTCCTTAATGATCTGTGTTGAGTTTTTCAGTGTACTAGACGCTTAGAAGGGAAGTAAGATGTGGCTCCACCAGGTTCTTGTTATCCTGTCATTAGCATGAAGTTGGAAGACAATTATAGTACTTACTGATTTGTTGTCATTACATTCCTACCAGATAATAGATTGTGAGAATGGAAGATTGTTGTTGTGCAAATGCACAGTGCCATAGCTTAAAAAACAGGTCCATCTGCTTGGATGGTGCATGCACATCCTGCAAACCTTTACTCAATGTTCAAACTATACACGTCAAATGCATCATCAATGTCATATCTATATTACCAATAAAATTAGGGTTTAGTGCCTTTAGTAGCACCAGGGCAAAGGGAACAAAACAATTTCATAATGTGACATTTTTGTacagttaaaataaaaataaaactgaGCTGATGACGTGAAAATAACCCCTTGACCTCAACAGAGAACCATGTGACCAAGGAGGAACCATGTGAACTAGGAGGAACCATGTGACCTAGGACTCACCATGTGACCTAGGAGTCACCGTTCTCTTAAGTCTTAGAACGATCTAGTCGGACCAAGTTCAGTTATCGAAATCCAATGATCCAGTTGAGAACTTGCCCCACTTAAAGCAAATCTGAATATTTCAATGAATGAATTTTAAGTGATTATTGTAaacaaatgtgatttcattgaCTTTATTCTTTGCACCTTTGATTTACTTGCCAAGTATTGTGAATGAGTGAGATGTACTTTAAATTGCTTTAAGCATGGCTGTTGTATTTTTAGTTTGTTTGTTTAGTTAGTTTAGTTTGTTTTAAAGCTAACTTAGAATCTCCTTTGCCACAGAGTCCCTACTGTTTTCAACGCATACACTGTTTAAGCCATATTAGGTTGTACAACCTGACTGAAGCAGTTAAAACAGTAAAAACTCAGTACTAACAAGGTAGACTCAACATTTTGAC of the Osmerus mordax isolate fOsmMor3 chromosome 17, fOsmMor3.pri, whole genome shotgun sequence genome contains:
- the st8sia1 gene encoding alpha-N-acetylneuraminide alpha-2,8-sialyltransferase, with translation MLVKCHKSKLSVWVALCVLVLCWLYIFPVYRLPGDKEIVDEVLRQGQVWQKNQTGIDLYRKLLTECCEPRRMFAVTKDNSPMGKVLWYDGELYHSHTVNNETYPLFVKRTPLPLPLRKCAVVGNGGVLKHSSCGRDIDQADFVFRCNLPPLSSQYLDDVGTKTHLVTANPSIIEKRFQNLLWSRKAFVESMKVYGSSYVYMPAFSMKPGTDPSLRAYYALADTSSNLTMLFANPEFLRSVGKFWKARGIHAKRLSTGLFLVSLALGLCDEVTAYGFWPYSVGLDEQPVSHHYYDNILPFSGFHAMPEEFVQLWQLHKSGTLRMRVGRCPHQDGRS